ACTAGTGGTGGTGGGAAATACTGACAGTGTATTTTTACTTGAGGACCAGTGACCACCCATACTTCCTATTTGTTTAGCTAACCATTCTGTCCTTGTATCTTAGTGATTTGGTTTTAGTGTTCAGCATGACAATCtgaaaggagcagctctgatgAGCTCAGTCCCTGCAGAGGGGGTTTACCCTTGCATGGTTTACCTTTGCCTCTACCTGTGCTAAAGATATTATCTGCAAGGTAGCTGACTTTGTCCAGGAAGCTTCAGACTCAGTTCAGGTCTGTTTAAATTGGAGCGTTCTGGTTAAATTACGGATGGATAAAAATTCACAGGCATTGCAAACTTCTCTGATGGCAGGAGCTTCACAAGGGACTGTACTGCTTCTCAGTTAACACAATTCCCTACACCTATGCAGTGTGATCCCGTGCTGTATCTATCAAGGATTTCAGGAAATAGGTTTTCTTAAGTTCTTATTTAAAGTTATTTGCATTATGCAGATGAAGTTCCTTCATGgagtttaaaaatacacactttTATGCACTTATGGAAACCAAACAtgaggcttttaaaatgtttcgAACCAGAATACTGTGGAATAGATTGTTCAgtataaaaagagagaaaattttgatCGACTAAGTGTAATTACATTAACGTAACAAGTGGCTATGATTTAATGAGCCCTCTTGGTGGGACCCGGGGCATACAACCCCCGGCAGAGAACTTTGAGAATGTAATTGTCTTGCTCTCCCCTTAGGTGTACACCAACGTACACGCAGTGCTGGGGcggagaaattaaaaagcaaatttttaaatgaaattcgTGTTCACAGTGATCAAAAGTAAAGGACGTTCGACTTCAAAACAGGGATGTTTCAAGGGTCTAAGAACCCGGCCTCTCTCCTTTGACAGGAGcgctgccacagctcctgtgccacGGGTAATTTGGCAGGACACGGCTGTGACAACACAGCGCGAGTTgcagaagacagagaaatattttagtgatacgtttatttttataaaaaagtatatatttatGACAAAtgtaaatgtgtatttataGCACATGTTCCTGTTATGTTTTGTCTCTgttgaaatatatttatgtcTACATCGATATATACGCCCTAAAGTGTACGCTGGTAACGCGCATTCAGCTCCTTCACGGACGGAGCTCCGCACCGCAAATAAAAGCCACCACAGCAAAGACCTTGTCGCCTTTTTGTAccgggcagccccggccccccGAGCCCACCTGGCCCCGCCGCTCGGAGCTTCAGGGACCGCCCCGCGGGGAGGGAGCCGCAGGCGGGGCTGCACGGAACCTCCGCACGCATCCCCGGCCCGCGGCCGTGCGGGCGGACTGCTCCTGCCCCGATCCGCCCTGTGCCTGTGCGGGCTGACTGCTCCTGCCCCGATCCGCCCTGTGCCTGTGCGGacacactgccccagccccgATCCGCCCTGTGCCTGTGCGGacacactgccccagccccgATCCGCCCTGTGCCTGTGCGGACACActgcccctgtcctgccccGATCCGCCCTGTGCCTGTGCGGGCTGACTGCCCCTGCCCCGATCCGCCCTGGGGCTGTGCGGACACACTGCCCCTGCCCCGATCCGCCCTGGGGCTGTGCGGGCTGACTGCCCCTGCCCCGATCCGCCCTGTGCCTGTGCGGACACACTGCTCCTGCCTCGATCCGCCCTGTGCCTGTGCGGGCTGACTCCTGCCCCGATCCGCCCTGTGCCTGTGCGGGCTGACTCCTGCTGCCCCGATCCGCCCCGTGCCTGTGCGGACACACTGCCCCTGCCCCGATCCGCCCTGGGGCTGTGCGGACACACTGCCCCTGCCCCGATCCGCCCTGGGGCTGTGCGGACACACTGCCCCTGCCCCGATCCGCCCTGTGCCTGTGCGGGCTGACTGCCCCTGCCCCGATCCGCCCTGTGCCTGTGCGGACACACTGCCCCTGCCCCGATCCGCCCTGTGCCTGTGCGGACACActgcccctgtcctgccccGATCCGCCCTGTGCCTGTGCGGACACACTGCCCCTGCCCCGATCCGCCCTGTGCCTGTGCGGACACACTGCCCCTGCCCCGATCCGCCCTGGGGCTGTGCGGACACACTGCCCCTGCCCCGATCCGCCCTGGGGCTGTGCGGACACACTGCCCCTGCCCCGATCCGCCCTGTGCCTGTGCGGGCTGACTGCTCCTGCCCCGATCCGCCCTGTGCCTGTGCGGGCTGACTCCTGCCCCGATCCGCCCTGTGCCTGTGCGGACACACTGCCCCTGCCCCGATCCGCCCTGGGGCTGTGCGGACACACTGCCCCTGCCCCGATCCGCCCTGTGCCTGTGCGGGCTGACTGCCCCTGCCCCGATCCGCCCTGTGCCTGTGCGGGCTGACTGCCCCTGCCCCGATCCGCCCTGTGCCTGTGCGGGCTGACTCCTCCTGCCCCGATCCGCCCTGGGGCTGTGCGGACACACTGCCCCTGCCCCGATCCGCCCTGGGGCTGTGCGGGCACACTGCCCCTGCCCCGATCCGCCCTGTGCCTGTGCGGGCACACTGCCCCTGCCCCGATCCGCCCTGGGGCTGTGCGGGCACACTGCCCCTGCCCCGATCCGCCCTGTGCCTGTGCGGACACACTGCCCCTGCCCCGATCCGCCCTGTGCCTGTGCGGACACACTGCCCCTGCCCCGATCCGCCCTGTGCCTGTGCGGGCTGACTGCTCCTGCCCCGATCCGCCCTGTGCCTGTGCGGGCTGACTCCTGCCCCGATCCGCCCTGGGGCTGTGCGGGCACACTGCCCCTGCCCCGATCCGCCCTGTGCCTGTGCGGGCACACTGCCCCTGCCCCGATCCGCCCTGTGCCTGTGCGGACacactgcccctgccctgcccgcgGAGGAGGCGCGGGCGGATCGGGGCTCCGGGCGTGGGACCGTACGATATCACGAGTCGGGAGGGAGTCGCAAAGCGCAGCCCCAGCCATCCCACCTGAGGGCCTTGTGCAAACGCTTCTTCAGCTTTGTCAGGCCCGTGCTATGACCACTGCTCTGGAGagactgttccagtgcccagccaccctctgggccaagaactttttcctgatactCAGTCTAACTCTGCCCTGAgacagcttcaggccattccctcgggTCTGTGCTCGGATTCCCTGTGGCCGCCCCGTACCGGAGGCTCTCGGTGTTCAAGGCTGGCACCTGCCAAGGGGGATCCAGCAGCTGTGCCACGTGTGAGACAGGGCAAAGGGCTGCTCCTCAAACACCCCTCGGAAACCACAAACACCTCCATCTTTTGCGTTTGCTAAAACAAGCTTGCATTAccgtgtgtgtatatattttccAGGTACACAAACCTCATTAAAAACACAGactgaaataaacacagaaaaaccaaCGACGAAAACATTTAACCCCAAATATGGTTGGTAAAGTGAAGTACTTGGGAGTAGAGTCACAGCTCAGCTATTATTTCCAGCAACCAACAGCAGGCAGGCGGCCGGTACCCCAGGGTCGGGCAGCTGTGCCACGTTTTGGAGCAGAGGTGCTCCGGGCTCCCACATCCGCGGGTGAGGGACCAGCTGTGCGCTCGGGGCGCTGCTGCAGGGTTTGAAATGGCTCCGCGGCAGCTCTCACAGAAGAGCAGTGCCTCGGGGCTTCACAGAGTTTGCAGGTGCTGCAGAACTTCACTATCCAGAGCTAGAGTTGCAGTGATGTATTACCCACAGAGGAGAGTtgtaggtatttttttttcattcatgtcATTAAGGATTGGTGTAGTCTATTTCCCGCTTAGGAGGGAATGAGAAACACTTTTCCTCTGCTCGGATGCTCCTCAGCTGTAATAATAACTATTTCTGCCCAGCAAAATTAATCTAATTTGCAATGGAAACCAAATTGCATGCATGTAATCTCAAGTATTCAACTAAGTACAATTTTGTGAATTTAAAGGCTTTAGATAACGTAGAGGTACCccaaaaaatagaataaaaaaagaaactcgGTATCAGAAAAATCCCTATTTGCTTGACACTAAAAATTTGCAAATAGCATGAGTCAGTGCAGTAAGTGGGCTACTGGCatctcattccattttttttcactggggTTGGTAGATCATTGCAATGTACCTGTCATGGCCCCAACCTGGGGAAACTCATCACATAAGCTTTTAAATTTAGAGCCCACAGTACAGAGATGTCATCTCTCTCACCCATTCTGTAAGTGTGAATTAATTGTCTGAGATAACCATCAAAGATTCCTAGAAAGCAGTGAGAGCTGTCTGATGAGAATggcaaaacagcagcagaagctgaaaaCATGCTACTTGATGAAACAGACTTTTTCCTCAGCCACTTCTCCTATTCTTTCAGTGAGCTGAATTAAAATACTGCAAACAGCTCTCACAGGTGGACACAGTTAGGATAAATGTTTGAGAAAGGCTGACCCTCGCAGGTCATACAGCTACAGTGGAACTGGGACAGAGAAAGTACCTCCACCTGCCAGAATAACTGGGGTGTCAATACTGCCTTAACACAGCTGATAGAAACCTGGAAAGGTGAGACCCAAAATGTTTGACTGTACAGGAATCTGCTTCTGCCTGGTAAAACAACTCAATAAAAAGCAATGatttaaaatcaatttaaatCTGGAGAGTGCCCAGGCAAGTACTTGGCATTTCTGTGTTGCTGGAACTGCATTATCAGCCAGTTTTCTTATTTCCCCAGTTCTGATTAATTTAACATTATACAGTGTACCATAATAAACCTGAAAAGCACCTAATGCATCTAAAATAATATGTGGATCAAGAGATTATTTTGTCCATTCTGACTTGATTCTCAGCTTCACAAAAATCTCAAGTCTTTAATGTCCCAAGAAATTACTCTTTTAGTAGAAGAAAGATGAATTATGCGTCAATGAACAATTGGGTTATCAAGGTTGTTCACTTAATGTTCCAGCTGTTCTGTAACACCATCTTAATGCTTATTGGAGAATTCTTTTGAACTTAGTCTTATTCTGTggcacttaaaaataaatgcattgtGTTTCttacagctgctctgccagttAACAGCAAATACAagtacaaaattaatttcttgccTTTTAGCCCTAAACCAAGAAATGACAGAGGGTGGAAGCTTCATTCAAAGGAGATCCATTAATGTAATAATAGTGAAGATGGAGACTAAAGCTGATAGGCTTTGTGGGGAGTTTTGTACAGCACTTAACTACATTAACACTGGGTTTTTCTTCTCATAAGTGCTAAAACTTAGATATGCTCAAAACTCCCTGGAAACCAAGGAAATTCAGTACCGGCCACTGCTTCTTTACCCTTTTCAGCTGGCCTTGAAGGCAGATGGACATCACCTTATTCTGGAAGTGGTAACAGGCTGGAATGCTGTGGGCCTGGTGGTCAACAGGGAGATAGTATTTAATTGCAACATCTGTGACCTGGATTTTGGTAACTCctgaattttattatttgcagtTTCTCCAAAAGCActtgcattttgaaatgaatGCTTCCTAAGGCATAAACAGTTCTGTTTCTGTCCACATTTACACTTTTAAGCTCTACACTGCTTTATATTCAAGGCAGTTTGAAAGGCACAGTCAGCAGCAGAGAATGGCTTGGGAGTTAAGGCCATGCTTGGGAGAGCACTGTCTGGGGCCCTCCCACATGCACCAGCACACAACCACAAGAAGACCTGCTAGATTTTGGTCCACAGAGGTATTAGGGCTTCCCTCTGCTTTCAAAAtagccatttttattttttgtttgagCTGAATCCATCTCAGATTACAGAATTAACCACAGCAGAGCCAAACTGGGTCCAAGTACTGTCAGGGAGACCACGAAGGACTATAGGTTTTGGGGTAAGAAGTAGAAATGTAAAAGGTAAATACTTTTACTTGCATATCTTTTGTAAGCTGTAGTTTTCTCCTTTATGATAGCAAGTTAGATCCACCTAGTAAAGAAGCCAGAAAAGCAGTGTTAAATGCTTAACAATTTACAGGGACACTTTCCCTTTAATCTTGGGTTTCTGTCATGCAGTTTACTTGCATCACAAAGATACTACCAATTGGTTCTTTACACTTCTAGGTAAGAGACCTTCAAAGTCATTCATAGCtgataatatttatttttacagttcaAGTCTTCTCTTGGCCACAGATATCTCAGAGAACAATTGTGCATCCCTAGGAGGCCAAAAGTAGAGAGAAAGAAGTTGGCATAGCCATAAGGACAGGATTAAAAATGACTGGGTGTTATCACAGCTGATATTCCATGTACCCCAAAACTAACTAGAGTATGAGGCTTCTTTTTTGCTCCTTATTTGTCAACATACCTTCAActtcaattttgttttaaaagcaatttacaCTTAGGTGAATTCAGCAGTTTGAGAATAATCATGTGCCAGAATGCTGGTACCCTGAGCAATATTCAGTTGGCCCATAATTAGTTATGAAAGAAGGAAGTGGTTAATCTTTGCATACTAGCAGAGGGGGTTGAGCCAAGAAACACAAGGATTTGCTGAGGCCCAGGAAGAGcaagcagcaaagctgcagtttccagtagggctgcaggagaacaggctgcccagcacaaaactaaaacccaaagaaaaccTGTCACTCGGTATCTTCTACCAGCTGAAACCTGCAGAGGGATAGCAAACCACATTTACAGTAACACTGATCCAACACAAAAGTGTGTCAAAATAACACTATCACTACGTCCAGATTCAGTCCCCCTCCCTAGAGGTGACAGAGGCATTAAACCAATATTCTTTATTAGAGAAACAATACTCATAGTTAAAGCTGAGCAAAGCAGGAATTGTATTGTCCCTTCAGAAGActgaaacatttctgctttctacACTCTGATACAAGACGATTGGAAAGTGGGAGCATTCAGACGGAGCTGGATTGAGAAGATCAATACAATTAAGTTTGGCACAGCTGGCCAGGGACATTTTTGCAGGAAGCTTTCACACAGACAACAAACCGGGTTTTCAGgacctgccctgggcagagggagTTTGTTCACACCTCGCTATCACCCTGACCCTCCGTGCCACTACTGAGTAGATTGTCCTGCCCATAAACCAGCTCCagtgcagctctcagcagaggcagggctTCCTCAAACACACCTACTGCATTCATCACCGGGACACCAACAAATGGCTTTCTGCTCTGGCAGTAAATTGTCTATTGGCCTCTTAGgtaaatgcaaattaattagACTAAATTCGTTTAAATAATGCTAGTTCTGGGCGGGATTTACTCCCCAAAATAGCAGAATAAACTCCCCAGATCTCTTGAGCATGGAAAGCTGCAAACGTCACTGGAAACACTGCAAGCATATGAGCTCACTAGTGTGACTGGTCCTGgggtagattttttttgtttgttattttgttcGTTGAGTGAGTTAAATTTTCTATATTTGGTGTCCTCTTTAGCATCACTGTGAGGACATTTCTGATATACCTCCAAGtcaaaataacagcatttttgtAGGGAGATAGTAGGTATTAATAAATCAACATGTTTAGCTGGAGTAAATACAAACAAGCTTTGAGGAACACAAAGCTGCAGATTTGAAACAGCAAGCTTTTGAGACAAGCTTTGGTTGAGCACAACTGCTCTGACTTTGCTTTACAGTAATATTATGACCAAATTTTGAGAGTGAGACAAAAAATCAGTTGCACCTAAAAGAGGTCTCATAGCTCCACACAGAGAACTCCGgccccatccctgtgtttttgttacagaaggaagaaataaacacaaatttgCAGCAGCCCTTTCAGTCTGGTACCTGCCCCCAAACCCTACCTGCAGTTCATTGCCACAGCACTAGCAGGCAGCTGGATATTGAAAGGCACTACAGTAGCCACGTGGACAAAggcatataatttttttataatgaaatatccacttttcccccctcatttttttttcttcatttttaaggGGATTGTCTGCCCTGTGGATAATCATGGCCattcaaaactgaatttaacCTCCAAGCCTTCTCAACAGCAACTTTCAGCCAGACCATTGTGATAAAGTCAAATCAGGAAGAAGCAAGCAGCCGCAGCAAATTATTGCAGTAGTAACACCAACTAAATTGCTGTGCAGCTTTTATGGTTTGACTAATTGTCTCATTAAGGCACATTTCTGATCACTGAAATGGATCTCAAGTATTATTAATCACTGAAAAAACAGTACCACTAAGAGCCTCTCTCCCTCCTATCCCTGGCACTCTTTGCAATGGCAAAGGCTCCCAGGCTCCTGTTGATTGGAGCCccactgctgcacagctggCAGTCAAACGGTACTAATGCACAATAACCCAATAGAGCTAAAAGAGTTATGCCTTTCACAGTAACAATCTCTTATAACATGATTAAGCTCCATCATGTGCGTTTCCTTGTGTTTTGCAAATggctcaaagaaaaaaaaaatctgacagtttttccagtaatttcttcaaaaggagagggaaaatacatataaaattcATTAGCTATCAAGaaactaattaaaaacatttgattaaaaaaaattaaaacaactgCAGCAAGcttggctgcagggcagcatgTTTGTGTGGCACCCAGTCCACTCCTCCCTGCAGAACACACCTCCAGAGACTGGCTTTGGCTCAGTTACTTGCAGGCACTTCAGGGAACCTTAGTTTAGGAGGTGGCTTCGTTTGGGTAGCTGGGTAACTGATGGAGAGAGCCCCCTCCACAAAGCAGTTCCAATCTCTGAAGCACAGACTGTAGCATCTCCAGGCTCCTAACGTAGGTACTTCACTGGTGTTTGGTTTGAAACCATGTTAGGAAAGATGGAGCTCCTTCATGATGTAAGGAGCACATTTACAAAGGAGCAAACTGACATTATCCAAGACACCACTGATGGGCTCTCTTCACTGTCAGCAAACAGGAGGAGGACATTGCTCTTGGCCATCACTCCCAGTGGCTGCACAAGCCATACACTGCAACAGGACAGTTTCCCTCAGCAGGGGAGGGCTGTAGTTGTTTATTTCATGCATTATCATACTAAAGACAGCAGGCATTCAGTTTCCAAGCAGCTAATTTTCAGAAGCCTAATGCAAAAGTGGCACAGTTACTGCTACAAGACATACAGACTTTCATGGTTACCAGTTTGATCAAGCACAAAAAAAGACCTGCAAAGTTCTGGGAGCTCTTCTGTGGAGATGGAAGTGGTTCATGGGAAGGAAATTACAATAGTAATCATCAGCATAGGCTCCTTCGAGAGAGAGACAAGATGCATCactaatttgaaattaattttaaattaacttaaaaTGGATTTGAAATGCGGCCATTGCTTGCTACAGGTTTGATCAGTTTTGCAAGACAGTTTTAAGAAAAGGCAGTATTGCTCTGCACTAACACAGAGGCACTTTTCAggcacacaaatattttctcacGTATAGGTGTGTATGCAAATGTGCCCAGGAATGACCCACTGAGGTTGTATGAAGTAGAGCCagaaacaccacaaaaaatGGTCTTTGGTGTAGGCTTTGGAATTAATTCTGGAGAACAGAACGTGGCTACAGAGATCTCCTTCCCTTTGGGCTTTGTTACAGAGACAGGTACCACCAAGTTGAAATCTGCATAAATCCATTGAGCTCCTGAGCCATGCAATACTGTGCTCATTATGACAAATGTTACTTTACTGATGAGTCTAATGAGGGACTTCTGGGTTGGGATAAAGgtctaatgaaataaaatggaagtaACTAAAATAATCACACTTTATGTAGCATGTCCCTAATTTTTAATGTACGTAAATATCAGAACAATaatgctgaaaagaaagaaaaatactagttgtttttttttcctggcagtcCCTTCAGAAGCTATTTATGAGCAGTTATAAACTGACATGCACACTCAGATATATTTTCCTGAAGCCTGTAGAGTTTTGTCTAAGCAAAAGCTTCAGAATATGTGTgtgtaaataaattaaagactGTCTGGTTTATAATGAGAAGGGTGTATTGTGGTATAAATATTGCAGAGCACATTAAATAAACATGGTCACATATGACCAAGTATCTATTAAATGAGCACATCACAGGAGAAGTTAATTATCTAAAAGTGTAACTAGGAACCGTTTAGATACACTGGAGATTAagttgctttatttctgtttatctttCCTTCTGAATAGGCAGTAGGTTGTTGCAATGAAGAGTCCCTAAGCAACACAGAGCTTCAGCTCTTCATCAGCTCTAAGATGACAGTTTTGTCAACACCAGTTTGAAGTCAGGATAAGCCAAAAATTTTATTCACTATAATTCTGTGCAAAATGGGTTGGCACAGAACCGTATTATAAAATGTAAAAGtgcaaaatatttacagatacCTTATGCTGCacaggggaaagaggaaaacttGAATGCAAAATAAGTATTTGTCTCATACTGCAGCCTAAAAAAGTATATAAGGACTTCTTCAAAATTGATTTGTAGTGTCAGACTAGTATCCTGAGAGTAACATACAACCTTCCCATAGTAATAAGATTTTTCTAGACTTGACAAGTTATTGTGTTTCAGTGCACACGCAAAAACATTAGTGTTGAGggaatttggttttgcttgggCCATGAAACTCACAGAGAAAACTGTACACTATTCATCCTATACAAAATAACCACCATTGCAAACACAGACTAATTAAGGAAATGTTTGGGCAAACTGCTGTAGCACAAAGAACAACTCATGAAGGAGGATTTAATCACATAAAATTATTGAAAGCAAGATGAAGCCAATCCCCTCAAATTACTTAAGTACTGCTTAAACCCTGTAATTAACATatagtaataaatatttcatctttaaCAAGCCTACTGGGAGCAGTTTgttaaacatttatttctagTCATGGGAAATTATGTACGGTCATTTTCTCATGTTCTATAGtagacaattttattttatcctctTTATTTCACCCCCAGCAGTGAGTACACTAATTTGAGGAAATAGAATCTTTCCTCTAATGCGCATGAAACATACTGTTCCTTCATATGTCTTTTGGCTTTTCCTAGTTAACTTTACCCTTGCAAAGTCTTGGCCAGCACACAGTGGCTGCCCACACCTacttcccagcctctcctgtggAACTGACTCACTCCAGGTGGAGGAACTTCAGTGGGAAGCCCAGCtacactgcccagggcagcactgagctcacagcctgggcagggtCACTTTGGGCCAGCAGAGAGAACCCCATCTGCTCTATGGCACAGCCAAGCCCCAGACACAGGCTGTGTGTTCAGGCAGCTTCTAGCACTGATCTGCACTTTTTCCTTCAGCCCAGGTGTAGCATCACAGGGGCATGGGGAATTCTGTGAGAGCACTAAACATCACTGTCCTTCATGCAAGTCTGTGTGCAGAATGCTGTTATTCCACTGCAGGTAGAGTTCCAAGTGAAATGCAGTCCCTTAAACCAGTATTAAACAAACCCACTATAGGGATAATCTAATCCTCATCCAAGGAAAATAACTGAGAGCCAAGCTGAGCACTCACACAGACCCTCTCCTCCTGTGGCAGGCTGAATACACCCTCTCCTGAAGTGGAGGAGAATTTCACATTGGTTGTGTATGACGTGGGCAGAAAGTGTCTATGTGCTCTTTTTATATGAGTATCAGTGAATCTATGAGCTATTGAACGGGAAGTaaagatttctgaaattatAATTCAGGGTTTCACACAGCATCTTTAGTGATGAGTACAACTGTTTTCCCCTCTAAACAAATTAGATTTCCATTTGCCATTAATGACTGAATCACTTAAGTATCACAGAGGAACTGCCTGGTGCGCTTATTAATAATTGAAAACTTTGAGGAAATCCGTGAAACATTTTCAATCAAAGCTAATAATTCCCTAAAACActatttttcctgaataattACTCCTTTTggtcttttattccttttggaTAATAGGCAACGTTTTAAATAACGGGATTAAAAACACCTGAAGTAACTGTTAAGAGGTATCTAAGACCAGAAGTggttttaatgttaaaaatgttaaaaaaactaattagaaaagaaaaaaaaaattcatctgtttCCTTCCAGCAAGTACATTGAATTTCTATTTTAGACTCCATGCTGTTCCCTGATATCTTACACCAATGATTAAGAAAATGCACTCACTTAATCTGTCCTCATTCTATATAAACATCAAGAAAACCTTTCAATTATCTTTTTAATCAGTAGAGTCCATGAAATCAAGACTCCTATTGCTACACAATTGGACTTTGCAGAAGTACTCAACAGCcaaaaggaacaaaggaaaaaaaaaacacccacaaaactTTTTTATCAGACCTAACGAGAATCTTGAATACCATATTGTAGTTATTCTACTCAGTAACCTTTACTACTGAAGAACAGGGGCAGAAAGATACATGCAAAATTACCCATATCTACAATAAAATTTTTTGTGTCtaaaatgaagtgttttaatCAGCACAGAAAGCTTGTAAGACAGGTCCTGACAAAACCTCCAAGACCTGTAATTTTGTCCACAGGACACAGAAAGAGGCAGCAGAGGTTCAGTGTCTGTCCATCCCAGCAGGTCTCACCTGGGGACGATCGAtggctgcagcctggaaaaATCCAGCTTATTCTATACTTCCCAGCAaaggaaaactaattttttaagGGTTcgctgttgttgttgttttgtttatgggttttgttgggggttgttttttttttttttttttttttttttttttttttttttttttgggggggggtggtggtggtgtttcgtttttgcttttttttttttttttttttttttttttttttgtgtgtgtgtggtttttgtttgggggagggggggggggggtgtttgttttgttttcgcAAAAAGAACGAACCGCCTCTCTTTCCCACTGACCGGCGCGGTTCCTTTTCCCAGGGcaggctccctgccctggcaccgCACACGGCAGCACTGTGCAGCCCGGCAGCTTCGGCCAGCAGCTCACCGCAGGAATGCACAGCCTTCCCTCCGGGCCCGGCACTCCTCGGCAGCCCTGACGGCAACTGTGTGTCCCCTTCAGCCCAGGAACAGGACAAGACGTCCCCACCGGCTCCCAGTCTCTTACCTGCCCGCACAAAGTCCCGGGAGCTCTTTTCTCCCCTGAGCCTTTCCCGCACCGTCCTCGGCCTTGCTCCCCTCGCTGTAACTCTGTATCCCCGTGCTGCGGCGGCCAGGCCTCACGGGCCCTCACGGGGCCCAGCCGCAGCCCGCCATTCTGGGAAACCAGCTGAAATGCCTGAGGTGTCGAGCGGATCGGAGAGAGACTGCCAGCTGCCTCCAGAGGCTGGCTTTATCGCCCTCAGCCCCGCAGCCACGGTCAATGCCACGGTCAGTGATCCCCGCTCCCGTGAGCCTGGCACGGCCCCTCATCGCACCccagagcccggcccggcctcaGCAG
This is a stretch of genomic DNA from Sylvia atricapilla isolate bSylAtr1 chromosome 8, bSylAtr1.pri, whole genome shotgun sequence. It encodes these proteins:
- the C8H10orf53 gene encoding UPF0728 protein C10orf53 homolog, giving the protein MTRYAQNSLETKEIQYRPLLLYPFQLALKADGHHLILEVVTGWNAVGLVVNREIVFNCNICDLDFGNDSKLDPPSKEARKAVLNA